In Planctomonas sp. JC2975, the genomic stretch AGCGTCGCTGCACTCACTCGGGGATCTCGTGCCTTCGACCGTTGCGTGAGTCTTCGGCCGGCGCCTCGGCGTCAGAACGCGTCGTCGCCGCGACGCGCGGGGTCCGCTCCCTCGATCGTGTGCGCGACCGGAATGACGATCACGGGACGCGCCTGGTTGTGGGCGAGTGCGACCGCGATGGATCCGGCGAGGAACTCCTCGAGACTCGCCCGGAAACCGGGTTTGCGAGTGCCTACCGCGATGGCGCGCGCGTCCAGCTCGTCGGCGAGCCTGGCCAGTTCGATCGCAGGATCGCCTGCGCGTGCGACGTACCGCACCGACGCGTCTGGAACCCCGGGGGCCTTCGCGAGCAGGGCGCTGATGCGCCCCGCCAGCTCAGGATCGAACCGTTCCTCCTGCGGGTCGGTGGCGTCCGGATCCAGCGGCATCGAGAGCACCGACCCGTCAGGCAACGTGCTTATCGAGTAGCGCAGCGGCTCGACGGTGACGAAGACCAGAGCCGCGCCGAGCTGGCGTGCGAGCGACGCCGACTCGGTGATGACGACGTCGGGGACATCGGCCACGACGCCGACGACCACGGGTTGGGCGGATGCCGCGCCGCCACTCTGCGAACCTGCTGCCTCGCTCATGGTTCGCACTATACCGACGCACCGTCGGCGAGTCCCTGTGCTTCCTCGGCGGCGCGCGCCGCGGTCGCCGGTCGCCGCGCGGCCCTGGCGATCTCGGCCAGCAGGTGACCGTCGGCACGGAGCTCGTAACCGACGTCGCCGGGAATCCACGCGAGAGCGGAGACGACGTGCGCGACCGTCTCGCCGGTGAGTGGCCAGACGCAGCGATCGTCGCCGTCCGCGACCATCCCGGCGTCCCATCCGCCCATCCGCGAACGCATCTCGGGGAGCGGAACCTGCAGCACGACGTCGACCCGAAGCGGCGCGCGCAGCGAGCGGATGCTGCTGCGCACGTATCCCACCGCGTCGCCTCCCGGAACCTCTCGCGGCTGGAATCGAACCCGCGTTCCGAACACGTCGGCGACGCGGTCGATGCGGAACGTTCGCCACCCTTCCCGGTCGCGGTCCCAGGCGACGAGGAACCAGCTGCGACCCTGCGACACCAACGCGTGCGGCTCCACGCTGCGTTGCGATTCGGTGCCGTCTGCGCTGCGGTAGCGGAACCGGATCCGCTCCTGGTCGCGGCACGCCAGCGCGAGCGCCCCTATCAGCTCGGCGCCGACGGGCACGCCGCCCGACGGCGAGGTGTGCAGGGCGGCGGCCAGGGCATCCGTTCTGGCGCGCAGCGCTGGTGGAAGGAGTTGCTCGAACTTGGCGAGAGCGCTCAGCGTCGTTTGCTCGCCGTCGACGAGCCCCTGAGCGACGGCGGAGCGCAGACCCACCGCCACCGTTACCGCCTCCTCTTCGGTGAGCAGCAGTGGCGGGAGGTGCGCTCCGGCCTCGAGCCGATAGCCACCGGCCGACCCGCGCACGGCGTCGATGCGGTAGCCGAGCTCGCGGAGTCGCTCGACGTCGCGGCGCAGAGTGCGCTCGGTGATCTCGAGGCG encodes the following:
- a CDS encoding universal stress protein, translating into MSEAAGSQSGGAASAQPVVVGVVADVPDVVITESASLARQLGAALVFVTVEPLRYSISTLPDGSVLSMPLDPDATDPQEERFDPELAGRISALLAKAPGVPDASVRYVARAGDPAIELARLADELDARAIAVGTRKPGFRASLEEFLAGSIAVALAHNQARPVIVIPVAHTIEGADPARRGDDAF
- a CDS encoding transcriptional regulator, producing MAATASRVLELLSLLQTHRQWPGPELAERLEITERTLRRDVERLRELGYRIDAVRGSAGGYRLEAGAHLPPLLLTEEEAVTVAVGLRSAVAQGLVDGEQTTLSALAKFEQLLPPALRARTDALAAALHTSPSGGVPVGAELIGALALACRDQERIRFRYRSADGTESQRSVEPHALVSQGRSWFLVAWDRDREGWRTFRIDRVADVFGTRVRFQPREVPGGDAVGYVRSSIRSLRAPLRVDVVLQVPLPEMRSRMGGWDAGMVADGDDRCVWPLTGETVAHVVSALAWIPGDVGYELRADGHLLAEIARAARRPATAARAAEEAQGLADGASV